Proteins co-encoded in one Azospirillum brasilense genomic window:
- a CDS encoding formate dehydrogenase subunit alpha — MLVKRNAGTAATRASLSRRLNGLSAGTAGLGETVDRRGFLKTSGLAAGGMAALGALPAAMIRKAEAGPTLPNVEVVTRKNVCTHCSVGCTVIAEVQNGVWTGQEPGWESPISQGAHCAKGASVRELTKGERRVKYPMKLVDGQWQRISWDQAIEEIGTKLLEIRQQSGPDATFWLGSAKFSNEGAYLFRKLAAFWGTNNVDHQARICHSTTVAGVANTWGYGAMTNSYNDIQNSKALLIIGGNPAEAHPVSLPHMLRGKEHNRAPFIVIDPRFTRTAAHATDYVRIRPGTDIPVTWGILWHIFENGWEDKEYIRQRVYGMDEIRAEVKKWDPATVERVSGVPGEQLYRVAEALAKNRPSTVIWCMGITQKTTGTANVRALSILQLALGNIGTAGGGANIYRGHCNVQGATDFGLDVSTLPSYYGLAEGAWKHFCRVWDVDYDWMKSRFGSKELMEAKGIPTTRWFDGVTYKPEEIEQPSPLKAMVVFGHGGNTVTRMPEMLKGLEQLSLLVIADPHPTTFAAFKERKNGTYILPACTQFETDGSRTCSNRSVQWGEKVVEPIFESKDDYTIIYLLARKFGFADEMFKHITVEQTRPVPEDILREINRGCLSTGYTGQSPERLKMHMKHQADFDKITMQATSGPLKGEYYGLPWPCWGHPELKHPGCAVLYDTSKHVMEGGGVFRARFGVERNGVSLLADGSYSKGSEIEDGYPEFTMAMLRKLGWDKDLTAEEMRVIQAIGGDKTDEVSWQTDLSMGIIRVALKHGCVPHGNAKARAVAWNLPDPVPRHREPIYSPRPELVKEFPAIEDRRDYRLPQLARSLQFKIADSDIRQRFPFILTSGRLVEYEGGGEETRSNPWLAELQQTMFVEINPKDAERLGIRDGGMVWVYGPEDNAKARMRALVTERIGTGTVFMPFHFSGYWQGNSLRENYPPGTDPIVLGEPANGVTTYGYDPMTFMQETKVTLCRVEPA, encoded by the coding sequence ATGCTCGTCAAGCGCAACGCCGGAACCGCCGCCACCCGCGCCTCCCTGTCCCGCCGCCTGAACGGGCTGTCGGCGGGCACCGCCGGGCTGGGAGAAACCGTCGACCGCCGCGGCTTCCTGAAGACCTCCGGCCTCGCCGCCGGGGGCATGGCGGCGCTCGGCGCGCTGCCCGCCGCGATGATCCGGAAGGCCGAGGCCGGGCCGACCCTGCCCAACGTCGAAGTCGTCACCCGCAAGAACGTGTGCACCCACTGCTCCGTCGGCTGCACGGTGATCGCGGAGGTGCAGAACGGCGTCTGGACTGGGCAGGAACCGGGCTGGGAAAGCCCGATCAGCCAGGGCGCGCATTGCGCGAAGGGCGCCTCGGTGCGTGAGCTGACCAAGGGCGAGCGGCGGGTGAAATACCCGATGAAGCTGGTGGACGGCCAGTGGCAGCGCATCTCCTGGGACCAAGCCATCGAGGAGATCGGGACCAAGCTGCTGGAGATCCGCCAGCAGTCCGGGCCGGACGCCACCTTCTGGCTGGGCTCCGCCAAATTCTCCAACGAGGGCGCCTATCTCTTCCGCAAGCTGGCGGCCTTCTGGGGAACCAACAACGTCGATCATCAGGCGCGCATCTGCCACAGCACCACGGTCGCCGGGGTGGCGAACACCTGGGGCTACGGCGCCATGACCAACAGCTACAACGACATCCAGAATTCCAAGGCGCTGCTGATCATCGGCGGCAACCCGGCGGAGGCCCACCCGGTCTCGCTGCCGCACATGCTGCGCGGGAAGGAGCACAACCGCGCGCCCTTCATCGTCATCGACCCGCGCTTCACCCGCACCGCCGCCCACGCCACCGACTATGTGCGCATCCGCCCCGGCACCGACATCCCGGTCACCTGGGGCATCCTCTGGCACATCTTCGAGAACGGCTGGGAGGACAAGGAGTACATTCGCCAGCGCGTCTACGGCATGGACGAGATCCGCGCCGAGGTGAAGAAGTGGGACCCCGCGACGGTGGAGCGGGTCAGCGGCGTGCCCGGCGAGCAGCTCTACCGCGTGGCGGAGGCGCTGGCGAAGAACCGGCCGTCCACCGTCATCTGGTGCATGGGCATCACCCAGAAGACCACCGGCACCGCCAACGTCCGCGCCCTGTCGATCCTGCAGCTGGCGCTGGGCAACATCGGCACGGCCGGCGGCGGGGCGAACATCTACCGCGGCCACTGCAACGTGCAGGGCGCCACCGACTTCGGCCTCGACGTCTCCACGCTGCCCTCCTACTACGGGCTGGCCGAGGGGGCGTGGAAGCATTTCTGCCGCGTCTGGGACGTCGATTACGACTGGATGAAGAGCCGCTTCGGGTCCAAGGAGCTGATGGAGGCCAAGGGCATCCCGACCACCCGCTGGTTCGACGGAGTCACCTACAAGCCGGAGGAGATCGAGCAGCCGTCGCCGCTGAAGGCGATGGTCGTCTTCGGCCACGGCGGCAACACCGTCACCCGCATGCCGGAGATGCTGAAGGGGCTGGAGCAGCTGTCCCTGCTGGTCATCGCCGACCCGCACCCGACCACCTTCGCCGCCTTCAAGGAGCGGAAGAACGGCACCTACATCCTGCCCGCCTGCACCCAGTTCGAGACGGACGGCTCGCGCACCTGCTCCAACCGGTCGGTGCAGTGGGGCGAGAAGGTCGTGGAGCCGATCTTCGAGTCCAAGGACGACTACACGATCATCTACCTGCTGGCCCGCAAGTTCGGCTTCGCCGACGAGATGTTCAAGCACATTACGGTGGAGCAGACCCGCCCGGTGCCGGAGGACATCCTGCGCGAGATCAACCGCGGCTGTCTGTCCACCGGCTACACCGGCCAGTCGCCGGAGCGGCTGAAGATGCACATGAAGCATCAGGCCGATTTCGACAAGATCACCATGCAGGCGACCAGCGGCCCGCTGAAGGGCGAGTATTACGGCCTGCCCTGGCCCTGCTGGGGCCATCCGGAACTGAAGCATCCCGGCTGTGCCGTCCTCTACGACACCTCCAAGCACGTGATGGAGGGCGGCGGCGTCTTCCGCGCCCGCTTCGGGGTGGAGCGCAACGGCGTCAGCCTGCTCGCCGACGGCTCCTATTCCAAGGGGTCGGAGATCGAGGACGGCTATCCCGAATTCACCATGGCGATGCTGCGCAAGCTGGGCTGGGACAAGGACCTGACGGCGGAGGAGATGCGCGTCATCCAGGCCATCGGCGGCGACAAGACCGACGAGGTGAGCTGGCAGACCGACCTGTCGATGGGCATCATCCGCGTCGCGCTGAAGCACGGCTGCGTGCCGCACGGCAACGCCAAGGCGCGCGCCGTCGCCTGGAACCTGCCCGACCCGGTGCCGCGGCACCGCGAGCCGATCTACTCCCCGCGGCCCGAGCTGGTGAAGGAGTTCCCGGCGATCGAGGACCGGCGCGACTACCGCCTGCCGCAGCTCGCCCGCTCGCTCCAGTTCAAGATCGCGGACAGCGACATCCGCCAGCGCTTCCCCTTCATCCTGACCTCCGGACGGCTGGTCGAGTATGAGGGCGGCGGCGAGGAGACCCGCTCCAACCCCTGGCTGGCCGAGCTGCAGCAGACGATGTTCGTGGAGATCAACCCCAAGGACGCCGAGCGTCTGGGTATCCGCGACGGCGGCATGGTCTGGGTCTATGGGCCGGAGGACAACGCGAAGGCGCGGATGCGCGCGTTGGTGACCGAACGCATCGGCACCGGCACGGTTTTCATGCCCTTCCACTTCTCCGGCTACTGGCAGGGCAACAGCCTGCGGGAGAACTACCCGCCGGGCACCGACCCCATCGTCCTGGGCGAGCCGGCCAACGGGGTGACGACCTACGGCTACGACCCCATGACCTTCATGCAGGAAACCAAGGTGACGCTGTGCCGCGTCGAACCGGCCTGA
- the fdh3B gene encoding formate dehydrogenase FDH3 subunit beta, producing MARMKFLCDAERCIECNACVTACKNEHDIPWGINRRRVITLKDGVPGERSISMACMHCNDPPCAAVCPVDCFYQTADGVVLHSKDLCIGCGYCFYACPFGAPQYPQATNFGGRGKMDKCTFCTGGPEEDNTMEEYQKYGTNRLAEGKLPLCAEMCSTRALMAGDGDVLADIYKERTVRRGYGSGAWGWSTAYGQNDRGDAFSPGREGTGGS from the coding sequence ATGGCCCGCATGAAATTCCTGTGCGACGCGGAACGCTGCATCGAGTGCAACGCCTGCGTCACCGCCTGCAAGAACGAGCACGACATCCCCTGGGGCATCAACCGGCGCCGCGTCATCACGCTGAAGGACGGCGTGCCGGGCGAGCGGTCGATCTCCATGGCCTGCATGCACTGCAACGACCCGCCCTGCGCCGCGGTCTGCCCGGTGGATTGCTTCTACCAGACGGCCGACGGGGTGGTGCTGCACTCGAAGGACCTGTGCATCGGCTGCGGCTACTGCTTCTACGCCTGCCCCTTCGGCGCGCCGCAGTACCCGCAGGCGACCAACTTCGGCGGCCGCGGCAAGATGGACAAATGCACCTTCTGCACCGGCGGTCCCGAAGAGGACAACACGATGGAGGAGTACCAGAAATACGGCACCAACCGGCTGGCCGAGGGCAAGCTGCCGCTCTGTGCGGAGATGTGTTCCACCCGCGCGCTGATGGCCGGTGACGGCGACGTCCTGGCCGACATCTACAAGGAGCGGACGGTGCGCCGCGGCTACGGCTCCGGCGCCTGGGGCTGGTCCACCGCCTATGGCCAGAACGACCGTGGCGACGCCTTCAGCCCGGGCCGCGAGGGCACGGGCGGGAGCTGA